A part of Triplophysa dalaica isolate WHDGS20190420 chromosome 17, ASM1584641v1, whole genome shotgun sequence genomic DNA contains:
- the LOC130439321 gene encoding WD repeat-containing protein 49 isoform X1: MEAQQHKDLWKVYGEEIPSTTHYFVTRSVRLLESLQPNQLKLLMESFFKQCSVTSKHNRRVRACDHEDTMNVDELLSALKEVTGKAYPRNDVEKLFSEMDTSCSGRVGWETLCNYMLQNYKQSGDSLQAGINVPISRPLIRNCTYNKREPIIRILAVDRSPPMRYISISKGGTLAVWNSTLNITKQLRMCGEPFDKTELGRRCCITDGIYMANVHKIAVATMSRGIHFFDVATTNCFEQFYLFGLNHFATALSYWYDKEDPGEKCVLMWGDESGSVNLLWFLQPSKGLFETKFTKQTASVPIFMPDICTHSELVTFQNIPHIHSQPINSILYEHHGELIITSSESTSSSVVIIDVHQKRQKYTWRIRKGVKCFDFSSSHSLLVTAGVDPAVRMWNRYVTSQPIAVLRSHKTNVVDVAIHQAMSKIFSYAKDSVVNIWDIPSQQCVKTIDLKFPHLQAGRVLEHGPFPLLLSLTADPALLVTCREYIAMLRLHKTESSRQHYTCALYSPHLEQVITACADSSLAVWDVQTGLKKMEIRNAHSMEKISCITLDRSQHRLISAATNGTIKVWNALNGHNLHKLEAVSETEVTGIICHHDNQLIATGWSRLIAQYNIGFSNDTYVKADLSLEPGCQHSEDIIAMDHCPSLGILATGSFDGEIIMWNMGLQRSITRLQRSPPDKMGGKQRLYPPVHRLLFLQRRAQKNVLKNSAVLLSSQAGSVCWWSIYGPKHKHGQFYVPGESNKSVTGLSSDQENGLLVTGDTTGSIKVWDISQYALSAGDESSTELPPLLHSWRGHEGALESSEILAYGSRLFVLTVSSDCRACLWTIDGGYVGCFGQEEKWDISNPDTYQMSRNLV; this comes from the exons ATGGAAGCCCAACAACATAAGGATCTATGGAAGGTCTACGGAGAGGAAATACCCAGCACCACTCATTA TTTTGTGACCCGGAGTGTTCGTCTGTTGGAGTCATTGCAGCCAAACCAACTAAAGTTACTGATGGAATCCTTCTTCAAACAGTGTTCTGTGACTTCCAAACACAACAGGAGAGTCAGAGCATGTGATCATGAAGACACTATGAATGTGGATGAACTCCTCTCTGCTCTGAAAGAAGTGACAGGCAAAGCCTACCCCAGAAATGATGTGGAGAAGTTGTTCAGCGAG ATGGACACCTCCTGTTCTGGTCGTGTAGGATGGGAAACTCTCTGCAATTACATGCTGCAGAATTACAAGCAGAGCGGAGACTCACTCCAGGCTGGAATTAATGTTCCCATTTCCAGGCCATTGATTCGCAACTGTACCTATAATAAG AGAGAGCCCATCATTCGTATTTTGGCAGTGGACCGGTCTCCACCAATGCGTTACATCAGCATCAGCAAGGGAGGAACACTTGCAGTGTGGAATAGTACTCTTAACATCACAAAGCAACTGAGG ATGTGCGGGGAACCCTTTGATAAAACAGAATTGGGAAGGAGGTGTTGTATCACAGATGGCATCTACATGGCCAACGTCCACAAGATCGCTGTGGCAACAATGAGCAGGGGCATTCACTTCTTTGACGTTGCCACCACAAACTGTTTCgagcagttttatttatttg GACTGAATCATTTCGCCACTGCTCTGAGTTATTGGTATGACAAAGAG GATCCAGGAGAGAAGTGTGTGCTGATGTGGGGAGATGAGAGTGGCTCTGTAAATTTGTTGTGGTTTCTTCAGCCTTCAAAAGGGCTCTTTGAGACAAAATTCACCAAGCAAACAGCCTCTGTCCCTATTTTTATGCCA GACATATGTACCCACAGTGAACTTGTCACCTTTCAAAACATCCCACACATCCACAGTCAACCGATCAACAGTATCCTGTATGAGCACCATGGTGAGCTTATtattacatcatctgaaagcacAAGCAGCTCTGTGGTAATCATTGATGTCCATCAGAAGAGACAGAAATACACTTGGAGAATTAGAAAG GGAGTCAAATGTTTTGACTTCAGCTCTTCTCACAGCCTCCTGGTAACTGCTGGAGTGGACCCTGCTGTGAGAATGTGGAACCGCTATGTGACCTCTCAACCCATTGCGGTTCTGCGGAGTCACAAGACCAATGTGGTGGATGTGGCTATTCACCAAGCAATGAGCAAGATCTTCAGCTACGCTAAGGATTCT GTGGTGAACATATGGGATATACCTTCTCAACAATGCGTTAAGACAATTGACCTGAAATTCCCTCATTTACAAGCAGGCCGTGTTCTTGAACATGGCCCCTTTCCTCTTCTTCTCAGTCTGACGGCAGATCCTGCTCTCCTGGTGACCTGCAGGGAGTATATTGCTATGCTGAGACTCCACAAAACAGAGTCCAGCAGACAACACTACACATGTGCCCTTTACAGTCCTCACCTTGAACAG GTAATAACAGCCTGTGCTGACTCTTCATTGGCTGTGTGGGATGTTCAGACAGGCCTGAAGAAGATGGAAATAAGGAATGCTCATAGTATGGAGAAGATTTCTTGTATTACACTGGACCGAAGCCAACACAGGCTGATCTCTGCAGCCACCAATGGAACTATCAAG GTGTGGAACGCGTTGAATGGGCACAATCTTCACAAGCTAGAAGCTGTCTCGGAAACAGAGGTCACTGGGATCAtctgtcaccatgacaaccAGCTTATAGCCACAGGATGGAGTCGACTCATCGCTCAATATAACATTGGATTTTCAAAT GACACATATGTCAAAGCAGATCTGTCCTTGGAGCCTGGTTGTCAACACAGTGAGGATATCATAGCAATGGATCACTGTCCAAGTTTGGGAATTCTAGCTACTGGGAGCTTTGATGGAGAAATTATTATGTGGAATATGGGTCTCCAAAGGTCCATCACAAGACTGCAGAGATCCCCACCGGATAAAATGGGAGGCAAACAAAG GTTATATCCGCCTGTTCATAGGCTGCTGTTCCTGCAAAGACGAGCacagaaaaatgttttgaaaaacagtGCTGTATTGCTCAGCTCACAGGCCGGATCTGTCTGCTGGTGGAGCATATATGGACCCAAGCACAAGCATG GGCAGTTCTATGTGCCTGGTGAATCTAATAAGAGTGTAACGGGTTTAAGTTCAGACCAGGAAAATGGTCTTCTTGTCACTGGAGACACCACTGGATCCATAAAAGTGTGGGACATCTCACAATATGCCTTATCGGCTGGAGATGAA TCTTCAACAGAATTACCTCCACTGTTACACTCTTGGAGGGGCCATGAGGGGGCTTTAGAGAGCAGTGAGATTCTGGCGTACGGCTCTCGACTCTTTGTGCTAACCGTATCATCTGACTGCAGGGCCTGTCTGTGGACCATCGATGGAGGTTATGTAGGGTGTTTTGGACAGGAAGAGAAGTGGGATATAAGCAACCCGGACACTTATCAAATGAGCAGGAATCTTGTATAA
- the LOC130439321 gene encoding WD repeat-containing protein 49 isoform X2, whose amino-acid sequence MRYISISKGGTLAVWNSTLNITKQLRMCGEPFDKTELGRRCCITDGIYMANVHKIAVATMSRGIHFFDVATTNCFEQFYLFGLNHFATALSYWYDKEDPGEKCVLMWGDESGSVNLLWFLQPSKGLFETKFTKQTASVPIFMPDICTHSELVTFQNIPHIHSQPINSILYEHHGELIITSSESTSSSVVIIDVHQKRQKYTWRIRKGVKCFDFSSSHSLLVTAGVDPAVRMWNRYVTSQPIAVLRSHKTNVVDVAIHQAMSKIFSYAKDSVVNIWDIPSQQCVKTIDLKFPHLQAGRVLEHGPFPLLLSLTADPALLVTCREYIAMLRLHKTESSRQHYTCALYSPHLEQVITACADSSLAVWDVQTGLKKMEIRNAHSMEKISCITLDRSQHRLISAATNGTIKVWNALNGHNLHKLEAVSETEVTGIICHHDNQLIATGWSRLIAQYNIGFSNDTYVKADLSLEPGCQHSEDIIAMDHCPSLGILATGSFDGEIIMWNMGLQRSITRLQRSPPDKMGGKQRLYPPVHRLLFLQRRAQKNVLKNSAVLLSSQAGSVCWWSIYGPKHKHGQFYVPGESNKSVTGLSSDQENGLLVTGDTTGSIKVWDISQYALSAGDESSTELPPLLHSWRGHEGALESSEILAYGSRLFVLTVSSDCRACLWTIDGGYVGCFGQEEKWDISNPDTYQMSRNLV is encoded by the exons ATGCGTTACATCAGCATCAGCAAGGGAGGAACACTTGCAGTGTGGAATAGTACTCTTAACATCACAAAGCAACTGAGG ATGTGCGGGGAACCCTTTGATAAAACAGAATTGGGAAGGAGGTGTTGTATCACAGATGGCATCTACATGGCCAACGTCCACAAGATCGCTGTGGCAACAATGAGCAGGGGCATTCACTTCTTTGACGTTGCCACCACAAACTGTTTCgagcagttttatttatttg GACTGAATCATTTCGCCACTGCTCTGAGTTATTGGTATGACAAAGAG GATCCAGGAGAGAAGTGTGTGCTGATGTGGGGAGATGAGAGTGGCTCTGTAAATTTGTTGTGGTTTCTTCAGCCTTCAAAAGGGCTCTTTGAGACAAAATTCACCAAGCAAACAGCCTCTGTCCCTATTTTTATGCCA GACATATGTACCCACAGTGAACTTGTCACCTTTCAAAACATCCCACACATCCACAGTCAACCGATCAACAGTATCCTGTATGAGCACCATGGTGAGCTTATtattacatcatctgaaagcacAAGCAGCTCTGTGGTAATCATTGATGTCCATCAGAAGAGACAGAAATACACTTGGAGAATTAGAAAG GGAGTCAAATGTTTTGACTTCAGCTCTTCTCACAGCCTCCTGGTAACTGCTGGAGTGGACCCTGCTGTGAGAATGTGGAACCGCTATGTGACCTCTCAACCCATTGCGGTTCTGCGGAGTCACAAGACCAATGTGGTGGATGTGGCTATTCACCAAGCAATGAGCAAGATCTTCAGCTACGCTAAGGATTCT GTGGTGAACATATGGGATATACCTTCTCAACAATGCGTTAAGACAATTGACCTGAAATTCCCTCATTTACAAGCAGGCCGTGTTCTTGAACATGGCCCCTTTCCTCTTCTTCTCAGTCTGACGGCAGATCCTGCTCTCCTGGTGACCTGCAGGGAGTATATTGCTATGCTGAGACTCCACAAAACAGAGTCCAGCAGACAACACTACACATGTGCCCTTTACAGTCCTCACCTTGAACAG GTAATAACAGCCTGTGCTGACTCTTCATTGGCTGTGTGGGATGTTCAGACAGGCCTGAAGAAGATGGAAATAAGGAATGCTCATAGTATGGAGAAGATTTCTTGTATTACACTGGACCGAAGCCAACACAGGCTGATCTCTGCAGCCACCAATGGAACTATCAAG GTGTGGAACGCGTTGAATGGGCACAATCTTCACAAGCTAGAAGCTGTCTCGGAAACAGAGGTCACTGGGATCAtctgtcaccatgacaaccAGCTTATAGCCACAGGATGGAGTCGACTCATCGCTCAATATAACATTGGATTTTCAAAT GACACATATGTCAAAGCAGATCTGTCCTTGGAGCCTGGTTGTCAACACAGTGAGGATATCATAGCAATGGATCACTGTCCAAGTTTGGGAATTCTAGCTACTGGGAGCTTTGATGGAGAAATTATTATGTGGAATATGGGTCTCCAAAGGTCCATCACAAGACTGCAGAGATCCCCACCGGATAAAATGGGAGGCAAACAAAG GTTATATCCGCCTGTTCATAGGCTGCTGTTCCTGCAAAGACGAGCacagaaaaatgttttgaaaaacagtGCTGTATTGCTCAGCTCACAGGCCGGATCTGTCTGCTGGTGGAGCATATATGGACCCAAGCACAAGCATG GGCAGTTCTATGTGCCTGGTGAATCTAATAAGAGTGTAACGGGTTTAAGTTCAGACCAGGAAAATGGTCTTCTTGTCACTGGAGACACCACTGGATCCATAAAAGTGTGGGACATCTCACAATATGCCTTATCGGCTGGAGATGAA TCTTCAACAGAATTACCTCCACTGTTACACTCTTGGAGGGGCCATGAGGGGGCTTTAGAGAGCAGTGAGATTCTGGCGTACGGCTCTCGACTCTTTGTGCTAACCGTATCATCTGACTGCAGGGCCTGTCTGTGGACCATCGATGGAGGTTATGTAGGGTGTTTTGGACAGGAAGAGAAGTGGGATATAAGCAACCCGGACACTTATCAAATGAGCAGGAATCTTGTATAA